One segment of Herbaspirillum hiltneri N3 DNA contains the following:
- the alkB gene encoding DNA oxidative demethylase AlkB, with translation MTGDLFAALRAPTIEHIADGATWLRAYAEDDAAALIEAIAQVTAQAPFRQMQTPGGYTMSVAMSNCGELGWVTDRRGYRYQREDPLSQQPWPEMPAIFLALAERAAAAAGFHNFLPDACLINRYTPGARMSLHQDKNERDMSQPIVSVSLGLPATFLFGGAGRADKPLRMRLESGDVVVWGGPARLRFHGVDTLAQGAHALTGDCRYNITFRKAG, from the coding sequence GTGACAGGCGATCTGTTTGCCGCCTTGCGCGCGCCGACCATCGAACACATCGCCGACGGCGCGACCTGGCTGCGCGCCTATGCCGAGGACGACGCGGCGGCGTTGATCGAAGCCATCGCGCAGGTCACCGCGCAGGCGCCGTTCCGGCAGATGCAGACGCCGGGCGGTTACACCATGTCGGTGGCGATGAGCAATTGCGGTGAACTGGGCTGGGTAACGGACCGGCGCGGCTATCGCTACCAGCGCGAGGATCCGCTGTCGCAGCAACCCTGGCCGGAGATGCCGGCCATTTTCCTGGCGTTGGCCGAGCGTGCCGCAGCCGCCGCCGGTTTCCACAACTTCCTGCCGGATGCTTGCCTGATCAATCGCTACACGCCGGGTGCGCGCATGTCGCTGCACCAGGACAAGAATGAACGCGACATGTCCCAGCCCATCGTCTCGGTCTCGCTGGGCTTGCCGGCGACCTTCCTGTTCGGCGGCGCCGGGCGTGCCGACAAGCCGCTGCGCATGCGCCTCGAGAGCGGCGACGTGGTGGTGTGGGGCGGTCCGGCGCGACTGCGTTTCCATGGCGTCGACACGCTGGCGCAGGGAGCGCATGCACTGACCGGCGATTGCCGCTACAACATCACGTTCCGCAAGGCCGGCTGA
- the hppD gene encoding 4-hydroxyphenylpyruvate dioxygenase — protein sequence MGQITQISSSRSSTDLFDNPMGTDGFEFVEYAALDPLPIAAVLESMGFSAVARHRSKNVTLYRQGQINFIINAEPDSKAIEFAKVHGASVNAMAFRVKDAAAVYKRALEMGAEGVPAKLGPMELNIPAIKGIGGSLLYLVDRYGERGSIYDIDFEFFPGVERNPVGVGLTYIDHLTHNVVRGAMDIWSSFYERLFNFREIKYFDIEGKLTGLKSRAMTSPCGKIRIPINESADDKSQIEEFIKQYNGEGIQHIALGTDDIYRTVRTLYQRKVPLQDTINTYYDLVERRIPGHKEDLAALRELKILIDGAPTEGQGLLLQIFTQTLIGPIFFEIIQRKGNDGFGEGNFKALFESIELDQIRRGVI from the coding sequence ATGGGCCAAATCACGCAAATTTCTTCCTCCCGCAGCAGCACCGATCTGTTCGACAACCCCATGGGCACCGACGGTTTCGAGTTCGTCGAATACGCCGCGCTGGATCCGCTGCCGATTGCCGCCGTGCTGGAATCGATGGGCTTTTCCGCGGTGGCTCGCCACCGCTCCAAGAATGTCACGCTGTACCGCCAGGGCCAGATCAATTTCATCATCAACGCCGAGCCTGACAGCAAGGCCATCGAATTCGCCAAGGTCCACGGCGCCTCGGTCAACGCCATGGCGTTCCGCGTCAAGGACGCCGCCGCGGTCTACAAGCGCGCGCTGGAAATGGGCGCCGAGGGCGTGCCGGCCAAGCTCGGTCCGATGGAGCTGAACATCCCCGCCATCAAGGGCATCGGCGGCTCCCTGCTGTACCTGGTGGATCGCTATGGCGAGCGCGGTTCGATCTACGACATCGACTTTGAATTTTTCCCCGGCGTCGAGCGCAATCCGGTCGGCGTCGGCCTGACCTATATCGATCATCTGACCCACAACGTCGTGCGCGGCGCGATGGATATCTGGTCGTCGTTCTACGAGCGCCTGTTCAACTTCCGCGAAATCAAGTATTTCGATATCGAGGGCAAGCTGACCGGCCTGAAATCGCGTGCGATGACGAGCCCGTGCGGCAAGATCCGCATCCCGATCAACGAGAGCGCCGACGACAAGTCGCAGATCGAGGAATTCATCAAGCAATACAACGGCGAAGGCATCCAGCACATCGCCTTGGGCACCGACGACATCTACCGGACCGTTCGCACGCTGTATCAGCGCAAGGTGCCGCTGCAGGACACCATCAATACCTACTACGACCTGGTCGAACGCCGCATCCCGGGCCACAAGGAAGACCTGGCTGCACTGCGCGAACTGAAGATCCTGATCGACGGCGCACCGACCGAAGGCCAGGGCTTGCTGCTGCAGATCTTCACGCAGACGCTGATCGGACCGATCTTCTTCGAGATCATCCAGCGCAAGGGCAATGACGGTTTTGGGGAAGGCAATTTCAAGGCCTTGTTCGAATCGATCGAGCTGGACCAGATCCGGCGCGGCGTGATTTAA
- a CDS encoding ABC transporter ATP-binding protein, translated as MLQFEQVHTHYGAIEALHGVSLNVEKGEIVTLIGANGAGKTTLLMTLCGKPRASSGKIIFEGQDITQRSTHEIMRLGMAISPEGRRVFPSLTVLENLKMGAFFATNDAIEEGVQHVFGLFPRLKERANQRAGTMSGGEQQMLAIGRALMSKPRLLLLDEPTLGLAPLVIAQIFEIIRTIRDQGVTVFLVEQNANKALGVADRGYVLENGHVVLADTGANLLANDAVRKAYLGHA; from the coding sequence ATGTTGCAGTTTGAACAGGTACATACCCATTACGGCGCCATCGAAGCGCTGCATGGCGTATCGCTGAATGTGGAGAAGGGCGAGATCGTCACGCTGATCGGCGCCAACGGCGCCGGCAAGACCACCTTGCTGATGACCTTGTGCGGCAAGCCGCGCGCCTCGAGCGGCAAGATCATCTTCGAAGGCCAGGACATCACGCAGCGTTCGACGCATGAAATCATGCGCCTGGGCATGGCGATTTCACCGGAAGGCCGTCGTGTTTTCCCGAGCCTGACGGTACTGGAGAACCTCAAAATGGGAGCCTTTTTCGCCACCAATGACGCGATTGAAGAGGGCGTGCAGCACGTGTTCGGCCTGTTCCCGCGCCTGAAGGAACGCGCCAACCAGCGCGCCGGCACCATGTCGGGCGGCGAGCAGCAGATGCTGGCCATCGGCCGCGCGCTGATGAGCAAGCCGCGGCTGCTGCTGCTGGACGAACCGACGCTGGGCCTGGCGCCACTGGTGATTGCACAGATTTTCGAGATCATCCGCACCATTCGCGACCAGGGCGTGACGGTGTTCCTGGTCGAGCAGAACGCCAACAAGGCGCTGGGCGTGGCCGATCGCGGCTACGTGCTGGAAAACGGCCACGTCGTGCTGGCCGACACCGGCGCCAATCTGCTGGCCAACGATGCCGTGCGCAAGGCGTATCTGGGCCACGCTTAA
- a CDS encoding MFS transporter, whose translation MPQANQQQAVEKTGFRVLGAISFSHFLNDMIQSLLLAIYPLLKGNFHLSFAQIGLITLTFQVTASLLQPLVGLYTDKHPKPYSLAIGMGSTLCGLLLLSVAPNFGVLLVAAALVGTGSSVFHPEASRVARMASGGRHGLAQSLFQVGGNAGSAMGPLLAAWIIIPGGQRSIAWFTIAALIAMVVLRQIGHWYQRQQLAGKTKPKKKSHGFVELPRNKVIMAVGILLLLIFSKYFYMASLSSYFTFYLISKFQLSVQDAQIHLFVFLFAVAIGTVAGGPIGDRVGRKAVIWVSILGVAPFTLMLPYANLFWTGVLTVIIGMILASAFSAILVFAQELMPGKVGTVSGLFFGFAFGMGGIGAALLGKLADVTDIFFVYQVCAFLPLIGLLAAFLPKLERVPATA comes from the coding sequence ATGCCGCAGGCAAACCAACAGCAGGCCGTCGAGAAGACCGGCTTCCGCGTTCTCGGTGCGATCAGCTTTTCGCACTTCCTCAACGACATGATCCAGTCGCTGCTGCTGGCGATTTATCCGCTGCTGAAGGGCAACTTCCATCTGAGTTTCGCCCAGATCGGCCTGATCACGCTGACCTTCCAGGTCACCGCCTCATTGCTGCAACCGCTGGTCGGCCTGTATACCGACAAGCATCCGAAACCGTATTCGCTGGCCATTGGCATGGGTTCCACCCTGTGCGGCCTGCTGCTGCTGTCGGTGGCGCCGAATTTCGGCGTGCTGCTGGTGGCCGCCGCCCTGGTCGGCACCGGTTCATCGGTATTCCACCCTGAAGCGTCGCGCGTGGCGCGCATGGCTTCGGGCGGTCGCCACGGCCTGGCGCAATCGCTGTTCCAGGTCGGCGGCAACGCCGGCAGCGCGATGGGGCCGTTGCTCGCCGCATGGATCATCATCCCGGGCGGCCAGCGCAGCATTGCCTGGTTCACCATTGCGGCGCTGATCGCCATGGTGGTGCTGCGCCAGATCGGCCATTGGTATCAGCGCCAGCAACTGGCCGGCAAGACCAAGCCGAAGAAGAAATCGCACGGCTTCGTCGAACTGCCGCGCAACAAGGTCATCATGGCGGTCGGCATTCTGTTGCTGCTGATTTTTTCCAAGTACTTCTACATGGCCAGCCTGTCGAGCTACTTCACGTTCTACCTGATCAGCAAATTCCAGCTGTCGGTGCAGGACGCGCAGATCCACCTGTTCGTGTTCCTGTTCGCGGTCGCCATCGGCACCGTGGCGGGCGGGCCGATCGGCGACCGCGTCGGCCGCAAAGCGGTGATCTGGGTATCCATTTTGGGTGTGGCGCCGTTCACGCTGATGCTGCCTTACGCCAATTTGTTCTGGACCGGCGTGCTCACGGTGATCATCGGCATGATCCTGGCGTCGGCGTTCTCGGCGATCCTGGTGTTTGCGCAGGAACTGATGCCGGGCAAGGTCGGCACCGTCTCGGGATTGTTCTTCGGTTTCGCGTTCGGCATGGGCGGCATCGGCGCCGCGCTGCTGGGCAAGCTGGCCGACGTCACCGACATTTTCTTTGTCTATCAGGTGTGCGCGTTTCTGCCGCTGATTGGTTTGCTGGCGGCTTTCCTGCCCAAGCTGGAGCGGGTGCCGGCCACGGCATAG
- the ada gene encoding bifunctional DNA-binding transcriptional regulator/O6-methylguanine-DNA methyltransferase Ada, translating to MPTRKTNSSPAVARIAAGLDDQRWQAVTQRDKAADGTFYYAVRTTGVYCRPSCPSRQARRENVAFYDTGVQAEQAGFRACKRCKPNEAALGERQAQAIATVCRAIEQAEDLPSLDELAQIAGMSRFHFHRVFKEKTGVTPKAYAAAQRAQRLRAGLVQGDSVTNAMYDAGFNSSGHFYAESSGRLGMTPSAYRAGGSGARIRFAVAQCWLGAILVATTEKGVCAITLGDDPDQLVRDLQDQFPQAELIGGDAAFEKLVAKVIGFIESPQGDLNLPLDVRGTAFQQRVWQALRDIPAGQRVTYSDIAGRIGSPTAVRAVASACASNAIAVLIPCHRVVRMDGSLSGYRWGVERKQALLEREGDGKS from the coding sequence ATGCCTACCCGCAAGACCAATTCTTCCCCGGCTGTTGCCAGGATCGCCGCCGGCCTCGACGACCAGCGCTGGCAGGCCGTCACGCAACGCGACAAGGCCGCCGACGGCACTTTTTATTACGCCGTGCGCACCACCGGCGTGTATTGCCGGCCATCGTGTCCGTCGCGCCAGGCGCGGCGCGAAAACGTCGCCTTCTACGATACCGGCGTGCAGGCCGAGCAGGCCGGGTTCCGCGCCTGCAAACGCTGCAAGCCGAACGAAGCCGCGCTGGGCGAACGCCAGGCGCAGGCCATCGCCACCGTGTGTCGCGCCATCGAACAAGCCGAAGACTTGCCGTCGCTGGATGAGCTGGCGCAGATCGCCGGCATGAGCCGCTTCCATTTTCATCGCGTCTTCAAGGAAAAAACCGGCGTCACGCCCAAGGCCTACGCCGCCGCACAGCGGGCGCAGCGTCTGCGTGCCGGACTGGTCCAGGGCGACAGCGTCACCAACGCCATGTACGACGCCGGCTTCAATTCCAGCGGCCACTTCTACGCCGAATCCAGCGGTCGCCTCGGCATGACGCCGAGCGCTTATCGCGCCGGCGGCAGCGGCGCCCGGATTCGTTTCGCGGTGGCGCAATGCTGGCTCGGCGCGATTCTGGTGGCGACCACGGAAAAAGGCGTCTGCGCCATCACGCTGGGTGATGATCCCGATCAACTGGTGCGCGATCTGCAAGACCAGTTCCCGCAAGCCGAGCTGATCGGCGGCGATGCGGCGTTTGAGAAACTGGTGGCCAAGGTCATCGGCTTCATCGAGTCGCCGCAAGGCGATCTCAACCTGCCGCTCGATGTGCGCGGCACCGCTTTCCAGCAGCGCGTGTGGCAAGCCTTGCGCGATATTCCGGCGGGGCAGCGCGTGACGTATTCGGACATCGCCGGGCGCATCGGCAGTCCGACAGCGGTGCGCGCCGTCGCCAGCGCCTGCGCCTCGAACGCGATTGCGGTGCTGATTCCTTGCCACCGCGTGGTGCGCATGGATGGTTCGCTGTCCGGCTATCGCTGGGGCGTGGAGCGCAAGCAGGCCTTGCTTGAGCGGGAAGGAGACGGCAAGTCGTGA
- a CDS encoding Lrp/AsnC family transcriptional regulator, which produces MSTITVDRFDLALLAELQRDGHITNSALGQKVHLSTSQISRRVQRLEEAHVIERYTAVLDPAVIGLGVTAFTNVTLDRQGETRGIQFEEAVQDMPEIMECFSITGEADYILRIVAPDLAAFSEFMMTRLLRLPGVTNVKSNITMKQVKHSHVLPLDHVTQPAQSRQRIKFSS; this is translated from the coding sequence ATGAGCACAATCACCGTAGACCGGTTTGATCTGGCCTTGCTGGCCGAATTGCAGCGCGACGGACACATCACCAACAGCGCCCTCGGACAGAAAGTCCATCTTTCCACGTCGCAGATCAGCCGCCGCGTGCAGCGGCTGGAAGAAGCCCACGTGATCGAGCGCTACACCGCAGTGCTGGACCCGGCCGTGATCGGCCTCGGCGTCACTGCCTTCACCAATGTCACGCTGGACCGCCAGGGCGAAACGCGCGGCATCCAGTTCGAAGAAGCGGTGCAGGACATGCCGGAAATCATGGAGTGCTTTTCGATCACCGGCGAAGCGGATTATATCCTGCGCATCGTCGCCCCCGATCTGGCAGCGTTTTCCGAGTTCATGATGACGCGTTTGCTGCGTTTGCCCGGCGTCACCAACGTCAAGTCCAACATCACGATGAAGCAGGTCAAGCATTCGCACGTGCTGCCGCTGGACCACGTCACGCAACCGGCGCAAAGCCGCCAGCGCATCAAGTTTTCTTCCTGA
- the livG gene encoding high-affinity branched-chain amino acid ABC transporter ATP-binding protein LivG: protein MTNNQTLLEVSGLSMRFGGLLAVDGVSLSVMEQEVFAIIGPNGAGKTTVFNCISGFYQPSSGDISLGGASIARKPSHVVAQQGLVRTFQNIRLFKTLSVVENLLVAQHNQINNNLVSGLLKLPGYRRAEKEALDRAAYWLEQLGLTALANREAGTLSYGLQRRVEIARCMITRPRLLLLDEPAAGLNPQEKQELQQLIDRLRSEHGVAVLLIEHDMSLIMGISDRILVMEHGKPIVTGTPELVRNDERVIKAYLGEE from the coding sequence ATGACAAACAATCAAACCTTGCTGGAAGTGTCCGGCTTGTCGATGCGCTTCGGCGGACTGCTGGCGGTTGACGGCGTGTCGCTGTCGGTGATGGAGCAGGAAGTCTTCGCCATCATCGGCCCCAACGGCGCCGGCAAGACCACCGTGTTCAACTGCATCAGCGGCTTCTACCAGCCGAGCAGCGGCGACATCAGCCTGGGCGGCGCATCGATTGCGCGCAAGCCCAGCCACGTCGTGGCGCAGCAAGGCCTGGTGCGCACTTTCCAGAACATCCGCCTGTTCAAGACGCTGAGCGTGGTCGAGAACCTGCTGGTGGCGCAGCACAATCAGATCAACAACAACCTGGTCTCGGGTTTGCTGAAGCTGCCCGGCTATCGCCGCGCCGAGAAGGAGGCGCTCGATCGCGCCGCCTACTGGCTCGAGCAGCTCGGCCTGACGGCGCTGGCCAATCGCGAAGCCGGCACCTTGTCGTACGGCCTGCAACGGCGCGTCGAAATCGCCCGCTGCATGATCACCAGGCCGCGCCTGCTGTTGCTGGACGAACCCGCGGCCGGCCTCAATCCGCAAGAGAAGCAGGAGCTGCAGCAGCTGATCGACCGTCTGCGCAGCGAACACGGCGTCGCCGTGCTGCTGATCGAACACGACATGAGCCTGATCATGGGCATTTCCGATCGCATCCTCGTGATGGAGCACGGCAAGCCCATCGTCACCGGTACGCCGGAGCTGGTGCGCAATGACGAGCGCGTGATCAAAGCCTACCTGGGAGAAGAATGA
- a CDS encoding DNA topoisomerase IB: MHAQAQRHADCPPATTPPVPTAKQMARESGLRYVNDDTPGILRTRSDGEFTYTDADGKTIDDDATLARIKALAVPPAWEDVWICPWANGHIQATGRDARQRKQYRYHARWRIVRDEVKYQRMIAFAHALPQIRKCLEHDLKKKGLSKQKVLATVVYLLQATLMRVGNDEYARNNQSFGITTLRNRHVKIDGPDIKFHFRGKSGVQHSIKLHDPYMVRIVRKLLDLPGQDLFQYLDEEGETHTIGSGDVNDYLHEITGEDYTAKDFRTWAGTVLAALALDEFQQFDSHAQAKKNIVQAIEHVAKKLGNTPTICRKCYVHPDVISSYLDGMTASRLKDQVRDNLVQEMHALSPEEAAVLALLQQRLQQEQKDAKAGKKKAA; the protein is encoded by the coding sequence ATGCACGCCCAAGCCCAGCGTCACGCCGACTGCCCTCCCGCCACGACGCCGCCCGTCCCCACTGCCAAACAAATGGCGCGCGAAAGCGGCCTGCGCTATGTCAACGACGACACGCCAGGCATCCTGCGCACCCGCAGCGACGGCGAGTTCACCTATACCGATGCCGATGGAAAAACCATCGACGACGACGCCACGCTGGCCCGCATCAAGGCCCTGGCGGTTCCGCCGGCATGGGAAGACGTATGGATTTGCCCCTGGGCCAACGGTCATATCCAGGCCACCGGCCGCGATGCCAGGCAACGCAAGCAATATCGCTATCACGCGCGCTGGCGCATCGTGCGCGACGAGGTCAAGTACCAACGCATGATCGCTTTTGCGCATGCGCTGCCGCAGATCCGCAAGTGTCTTGAGCACGACCTGAAAAAAAAGGGCCTGAGCAAACAGAAGGTGCTGGCCACCGTGGTGTACCTGCTGCAGGCTACGCTGATGCGCGTCGGCAACGATGAGTACGCGCGCAACAACCAATCCTTCGGCATCACCACGCTGCGCAACCGCCATGTCAAGATCGACGGCCCCGACATCAAATTCCATTTCCGCGGCAAGAGCGGCGTGCAGCACTCGATCAAGCTGCACGATCCCTACATGGTGCGCATCGTCAGGAAACTGCTCGACCTGCCCGGTCAGGACCTGTTCCAGTATCTCGACGAAGAAGGCGAGACGCACACCATCGGTTCCGGCGACGTCAACGATTACCTGCACGAGATCACGGGCGAAGACTACACCGCCAAGGATTTCCGCACCTGGGCCGGGACGGTGCTGGCGGCGCTGGCGCTGGATGAATTCCAGCAATTCGACTCGCATGCGCAAGCCAAGAAAAACATCGTGCAAGCGATCGAACATGTCGCCAAGAAGCTCGGCAACACCCCCACCATCTGTCGCAAATGCTACGTCCATCCGGACGTGATTTCATCGTATCTGGACGGCATGACGGCCAGCCGGCTCAAGGACCAGGTGCGCGACAACCTGGTGCAGGAAATGCATGCGCTGAGTCCGGAAGAAGCGGCCGTGCTGGCGCTGTTGCAGCAACGCTTGCAGCAGGAACAAAAGGATGCGAAGGCAGGAAAAAAGAAGGCGGCGTAA
- a CDS encoding FMN-binding negative transcriptional regulator has translation MYLPSHFAESDRDVLHRLMQAHPLSTLTTLTPSGLNADHIPLLLSPDEGAHGVLRGHVARANPVWREHVPESGALAIFQGSEAYISPGWYPSKKENGKAVPTWNYAVVHAAGPLRIVDDIEWLRAQLTRLTARHEAAMPQPWSPDDAPADYIEKMLSAVVGIEIVITSLTGKWKVSQNQPAQNKAGVVAGLRSLGQPEADEMAALVASRAKTE, from the coding sequence GTGTACCTACCCAGCCATTTTGCCGAATCCGATCGTGATGTCCTGCATCGCCTGATGCAGGCGCACCCCTTGTCGACGCTGACCACGCTGACGCCTTCCGGTCTCAACGCCGACCATATTCCGCTGTTGCTGAGTCCAGATGAAGGCGCACACGGCGTGCTGCGCGGCCACGTCGCGCGCGCCAATCCGGTGTGGCGCGAGCACGTGCCGGAGAGCGGCGCGCTGGCGATTTTCCAAGGCAGCGAGGCCTACATTTCCCCGGGCTGGTATCCCTCCAAAAAAGAAAACGGCAAGGCCGTGCCGACCTGGAATTACGCGGTCGTGCATGCCGCCGGCCCGTTGCGCATCGTCGACGATATCGAATGGCTGCGCGCGCAACTGACCCGCCTTACGGCGCGTCATGAAGCGGCGATGCCGCAACCGTGGTCGCCGGACGACGCGCCCGCCGACTACATCGAAAAAATGCTCAGTGCGGTGGTGGGTATCGAGATCGTCATCACTTCACTGACCGGCAAATGGAAGGTCAGCCAGAACCAGCCGGCGCAAAACAAGGCGGGCGTGGTCGCCGGTTTGCGCAGTCTCGGGCAGCCGGAAGCGGATGAGATGGCTGCGCTGGTGGCGAGCCGGGCAAAGACGGAATAG